TAAAACTTCGTCTCCACAGACTTCTTCTATTCTATAACCATAATCTCTTCCATCATATTTTCTAGTAGCAGAGAAAAATTCTACATAGTTAATTAAATAGTAAGTTGGAAGACAAAGATCTATATAATCAAAACTTACTTCAACAAGTTCTGCTCCACCATCAACCAATTTATTAATAGCTTTATTAACAGTTTTGTTGATTTCATCATCAGTAACATCAATAAATTCTTTACAAATAGCTATTTTCATATTTTCAAGAGAGTTATCTTCAATCACGCTTGTAAAATCAGGTTTATCCCAATTTAAAGTGGTACATTCTGTTTCATCATAATCTACAATAGTGTTAAGTGCAAGTGCAATTCCACTTACATCATTTGCTAATGGTCCAATTTGATCTAAACTCATAGATAAATCAAGCAAACCCTGTCTTGAAACTGCACCATATGTAGGTTTAAATCCAATAACCCCACAATGTGATGCAGGGTTTCTAATTGATCCACCAGTATCAGAACCAATTGAAATATCACACATTTTAGCCGCTATTGCAGCAGCACTTCCTCCACTTGAACCACCTGGGATTCTACCTATAGCAGCCGGGTTTTGTGTAGGTCCGAAGTAAGAAGTTTCTGTTGAACTTCCAGCTGCAAATTCATCCATATTTAAAAGACCAATAATTATTCCATCTTCTGCAATAATTTTTTCAACAACACTTGCATTATAGCTTCCAATATAATTTTCTAATGTTTTTGAAGCAGCTGAAACAATTAAATCTTCAACATTAATATTTGCTTTTACTCCGAATACTAATCCTGCTAAAGAACCTACTTTTTTACCATTAGCTATTTTTTCATCAATAGCTTTGGCTTGTTTTAAAGCATTTTCTTTGTTTAATTCTAAAAAAGCATTAATTTCTTCATTATTTTCATCGATTACTTTAATGAAGCTTTCAACATTTTCTTTAGCTGTTATTTCTCCTGTTTTTATTGAGTTTAATTTTTCAATAACATTCATTAAAACACCTGATTATCGTAATTAGTATAATATTTTTATTTTATTTTTTAATGTTTATATAGTTGTTTTTTTAAATGTTTAAAATAGGGGAAGATTATGAAAAAAGCTATTGTGTTTGATAATTCTGGAACATTAGTTAAAAGACATAGGGTAATTAAAGATATTAATAATAATAAATTTATAACGAATATTAATTCTATGGACATTATTGATGGTACAACATCACTAGCATTGGTTGTTCTTCAATTCGATACTAATAATCTTTTAAAAATTCCGAAAAATACCTTGATTTCAGAGGTTATTAAAAGATGTAATATTGATTTTGATGTTAGCTTTACAAATGCTAAACTTACAAAAGATGAAGTTAAACAAATACTTTTTAATGAAAAAAATGCCACGATTGCGGATATTATTGATGCATTTCCACTTTTAAAAGATAAAGTTCCAAAATTTGAACTTTGTAATGGCTCTGCTTTAATAATTAATATGGATTTATCTACAATAGAATATACAATAACTTCAGCAGGAATGTTATTTTCAGGAGTTATTGACACAATAAAAGTTTTAAAATCTCGTGGAATTGAAATTTATATAGCATCAGGAGATAGAAAAGGAGCTATTCATAAATTAGCAGATATTATAGAAACTAAACGTGAAAATGCCTTTGGGTCTGTTTCACCAATTGGAAAATGGGAAATTGTTCACGATTTGCAAAAGGATGGATATAAAGTAATGATGGTAGGAGATGCTATTAACGATTTAATTGCTTTTAATCAGGCAGATGTTAGTGTTTTAACAATAGAACAAGAAGAAGAAATTTCTCCTAAGATGCTAGATAAATCAGACTATGTAATAAATCATATTTCTGAAATTGTTAATATTGATTTTTAAATTATCTTATTAATTATTTCCTTACTTTTTAATACATTATCAAAGTTATTTAGCTCAATTATTCCTTTATTTATTTTTTTAAGTAAGCTTAAATCAAGTGTTCCATCACCCAATGTTATATGTTGGTCTTTCATTCCATTATTATCATTTAAATGACAATAACTTATATTTTTTAGACTTAACATTTCTTCTAGATTACCACATGTATTTCCATGACCAGTATCTATTGTTAAAAAGCATCCAGTTTCATTTTGAATTCTTTCTATTTCTTCTACAGTATTTCCTAAGAATGATGGATTAACAGGCATATTTTCAACAGAAATAACAATGTTTGTATTATCAATTATTTCTCCTATACTTTCTATTGCCCTTTCCATTGCCCATTCACGTAAATGTGGCTCGTTTCTTCCAATTTTTCCTGGATGAACTGTTATTGCACTTGCATTTATCTTTTCACCATATTGTCCACAGTTGATTATTTGCCTTACACTTTCCTTTTTAATACCTTTATTTAAACTAGCTATATTAATATCTACGGTAGTGGAGTGAATTTTTATATCTAATCCACAATCTTTAAATTCACATTTATCTTTTTCCCAAAAAGGATCTTCTCCAAGTATTTCAATTATTTCAAAACCATGTAGTTTAGCTAATTTTATGATTTCTTTGTGGTCATGCATAAATAAAGCAAGTGTTGTAAATCCAAGTTCCATATTTAATAATAATCTTTGAATATATTTTAAATTTATGTTAATAATTTTTATATAGTAAAAATAAAATTTAATAATCAATGTACTAATGGGAAGTAATATTATGTATAGTAATATTGAAAATTTAAAAAAAGAAAATATGAATCTTGCTGATAAGATTTATATTTTTGATACAACTCTTAGAGATGGTGAACAAACACCAGGAGTTGCACTAACAGTTGATGAAAAAATACAAATAGCACAAAAACTTTCAAAAATTGGCGTGGATAAAATAGAAGTTGGATTTCCTGCTTCTTCTAAAGGCGAAATTGAATCTGCAAAAAAAATAAAATCTTTAGATTTAGATTCTAAAATCGTTGGTTTAGCAAGAACTGTAAAAGAGGATATTGATGCAGTTGTTGATGCGGATTTAGAATATATACATACATTTATTGGTACTTCCCCATTACATAGGAATTTTAAACTTAAAATGTCTAAAGAGCAGGTTATTCAAAGAGCTGTTGAAGCTATTGATTATGCTAAGGAGTATGGTTTAACTGTTGAATTTTCTGCAGAAGATGCAACTAGAACAGAACGAGACTTTTTATTTAAAATCTTTAATGAAGCTATTGGGGCGGGAGCTGATTTTTTAGATGTTCCAGATACTGTAGGAGTATTAACTCCTGTTATAACTCATGAAATTATTACAGATTTAAGAAATAATTTTAAAACACCAATTAGTGTTCATTTTCATAATGATTTTGGATTAGCTACAGCTAATACTTTAACTGCAATTGAATGTGGTGCAAATCAGGCTCATGTAACTGTAAATGGGATGGGAGAACGAACAGGCAATACTTCACTTGAAGAAATTGTTGTTACTCTTCATGCAGCTTATGGGATTAATGTTAATGTTGATACAACACAACTATATTCTTTATCTGAGTTTGTTGGACGTTTAACTGGTATTAAAATGCCTGTTAATAAGCCAATTGTTGGAGCCAATGCATTTGCCCATGAATCAGGGATTCATGTTCATGGAATTTTAAATAATTCATCTACTTATGAACCTATTTCTCCTGACCTTGTAGGACATAAAAGAAAAATTGTATTAGGTAAACATACAGGAGCTAATGCTTTAAAATCTAAATTAAAAGAATATAATATAGAATTAAACGATGAACAGTTCAAAAGAGTTTTTAATCAAATTAAATCTTTAGGTGATAAAGGAAAATGCATCACTGATCATGATTTAATAGCTATTGCTACAATTGAATTAGGTTCTGCCCGTGAAAAACGCATTGAATTAATAGGATTAGGATTAGCTTCTGGAGCAGTTGTTTCTCCAACAGCTACTGTTAAATTAAAAATTGATGGTGAAATTAAGGAAGCAGCAAGTACTGGTGTTGGACCTGTTGATGCTTCTATCAATGCTATTCGTAATTTAATTCAAGATTCAATGGATGTTGAACTTGAAGAATATAATATTGAAGCTATTACTGGAGGTACAGATGCCTTAGCCGAAGTGTTTGTCATAACTTCTGATTCTAAGGGAAATAAATCTATGGGTAGGTCCACTAATGAAGATATTGTAATGGCTAGTATTTTAGCTGTTCTTGATTCAATAAATAAGTTATTTTTAATCCAAAATGAATGACTTATTTTAATTTTTTATTAGTTGAAAATAAAGTTATATATGTTATACTTTTCATAAATATAACTTGGAGTTTGTAATTATGGCGGTTAATATAATTTATGTTGGAAGCAAACCTGTTATGAATTATGTCTTAGCTGTAGTAACACGATTTAATGAAGGTAATTCAAATGTTACTATTAGAGCTAGAGGTAAAGCAATTAATAAAGCTGTCGATACAGTTGAAATAGTTAAAAATAGATTTATTCCCGATTCTAAAGTTATTAATATTGATATTGGTACAGAACATATGAATAATAATAATGATGAGGAAATTAATGTATCAACTATTGAAATTTTAATTGAAAAAAATTGATAATTTATTTTATTCAAATTTTTTTAAGATATTTTTTTCAAATAAATATTTTGAAAGAAGAACATTTGAAGTTCCGTTTCCGTGTGCTTCAACTTTATTTTTTTTTATTGCTTTTAATACACTATCCACATCTTTTTCACAATCAATTAAGCTATAGCAATCACCAACAAACTCATGATAATGAGCATCACTAGCACCTAATGCTGGAAGATTTTTCTTATTTGATAATTTTTTTGCCTTCCAATTACAGTAACCTATAATAAATCTTGCATTTTTTGTTTCTATTGCATCAATTTTTAAGTTTTTATCTTTACTTTTATGGAGAAGTCCATGTCTATAAAAACAATATGGATGGGGTATAATAGCTAGTGCGCCTTGATCATGAATTCTATCTATTGTTTCTGCAGGAGAAAGGTCACGAGGTATGAGTTCTTCACATCCAAAACCAAGAATATGACCTTCACTTGATGAGATTTCAATAGAAGGTACAACAAGTATATCTAAATCCTTACTTTTTTCACATGCAACTTTAGAACCATCTACAGTATTATGATCACTTAAAGCAATTATTTTAATATTTTCTTGGATAGCCTTTCTAAATATATTATCTATTTTTGCAAAAGAATCTGGGGAATATTCACTATGTATATGAGAGTCCATTTTTAACATTTTAATCCTCAATCGATTTTATTAAACCTATAGTACCAGTCATCATTACATCTCCACCAGGACAAGCATGATGCCAATTAAGGTTTGTTTTTTCTATTAACTCTCTTCTTGGTCCACTTACAATAACACTCTCTATTTTTGCAATTGGATTTAGAACATGAGCACCATGTCCATTATCATCATAAACTTCTTTATTTGTTATTTCACCACTAGCTAATCTTTTAATATATCTTTCTAATGATTTACCATCAACTAAATTAGAAGTATGATGTTCAAAAATCCCTTGAATTTTTCCATTTTCTATTGATGCTGCAGTTGTATGCCCGTTTCCTATATCGATAGCAATATAACTATTTAATTTTGATGCATATTCATCATAACACATTCCAGCAATTGATGCAAATTTAGTATCCATTAATAGGGGAATTTCATCTATTCCTTCTTTTTTAAGATTCTTTCTAACTGCTTGCATTCTTGAATAATATTCTGGAAGATCGTCACGATAAGCAAATTTTAAAGGGGATACTGGTTTGTTTAACTTTTCTCTGATTTTTTCAAATCTAAAATCTCTATCTCCCATATTTTCATTATATCCATGATCTTGAACAGCTATTGCAATTTTATCAAAGTCAAAATCTAAATCATATGAAATTAAAAATTGGGATAATTTTTTAATATTTACATCTCCAAGAGTTATTTTTGTATAATCCTTATAACTCTTATTTTCATCTGCAATTTCTATTCCAAAAGATTTAACTTGTTCCAAATCATCTCTAATTGTTTTAGCACAATTAGCTTCCATAACTACTTTATAGCCTTTTTTAACATGTTTTACGAGACTTTTTTTAATTTTTCCCCCACCCATTATTTCTCCATCAAAGTAAAGGTCATTTTCTATTTCACTTATCCGTTGAGAAATATATAAATGGGGAGAAGGAAGAACTAGTTTAATAGCGTTTTCAAGTTCTTTTGTTGTATCATAAATCATTATATCTTGGGTTCCAGTTCCAACATCAATAGCTAAAATTCTCATGTTTTTTATTATATCTTATTATAATAATAATATTATTGTACATTTATGTACAGTAAAGCTTTAAATAGTACATTGTATAATTTAATAATATGTATAATAAAATTGTTTTATCCTCAGATGAGGTGCCAAAAAAATGGTATAATATTAATGCTGATTTGCCTGTTGAACTTCCGGAACCTAAAAATAGTGAAGGGAAAGATCAAATAAATGCTCTTCAAAAAGCATTTACTAAAGAAGGATTAGCACAAGAATTTGCAACTGATAGATATATTAAAATTCCAAGCGAAGTAAGAGAGTTATATATGGAAATGGGTAGACCAACACCTCTTTCTAGAGCTAAAAGATTGGAAGAGTATCTTAATACTCCTGCAAAAATTTATTTTAAAAGAGAAGATACTTCCCCTACGGGATCTCATAAACTGAATTCAGCTATTCCTCAGGCATATTTTGCTAAAAAAGAAGGAATTGAAAGACTAACTACAGAAACAGGAGCAGGTCAATGGGGAACTGCTTTATCACTTGCATGTAATTTACTTGATTTAGAATGTACTGTTTACATGGTTAAAGTTTCATTTAATCAAAAACCAGACAGAAAAAATATCATGGATATTTATAATGGTAAGGTATATGCTTCTCCAAGTGAAAATACAAAAGTTGGACGTGAAATATTAGAAAAAAATCCTTCTCATCCAGGTTCTCTAGGAGTAGCTATTTCTGAAGCCATGGAAGAAGCGTTAGAAAATGATGAAGTTAAATATACTTTAGGCAGCGTTTTAAATCATGTAATGTTACATCAAACTATCATTGGTCAAGAATTAAAGACTCAATTAGAAATTGCAGAAGAAGAACCAGACGTGATGATTGCTTGTGCTGGTGGAGGAAGTAACTTAGCTGGATCGTTATTCCCATTTATCAAAGATAAGATTGATGGAAATTCAAATACTCAATTTATTGCAGTTGAGCCTAGTGCATGTCCTA
Above is a window of Methanobrevibacter oralis DNA encoding:
- the gatA gene encoding Asp-tRNA(Asn)/Glu-tRNA(Gln) amidotransferase subunit GatA encodes the protein MNVIEKLNSIKTGEITAKENVESFIKVIDENNEEINAFLELNKENALKQAKAIDEKIANGKKVGSLAGLVFGVKANINVEDLIVSAASKTLENYIGSYNASVVEKIIAEDGIIIGLLNMDEFAAGSSTETSYFGPTQNPAAIGRIPGGSSGGSAAAIAAKMCDISIGSDTGGSIRNPASHCGVIGFKPTYGAVSRQGLLDLSMSLDQIGPLANDVSGIALALNTIVDYDETECTTLNWDKPDFTSVIEDNSLENMKIAICKEFIDVTDDEINKTVNKAINKLVDGGAELVEVSFDYIDLCLPTYYLINYVEFFSATRKYDGRDYGYRIEEVCGDEVLRRIKIGSHIAQAEFSGKYYKQALKARSVIRNEINSMLENVDLIVGPTVPKLPHKIGEKLTPMEMYAYDILTVIANLAGIPAGSIKAGEVDNIPVGLQLQAKPLDDLKIIKAMSVLQNTQ
- a CDS encoding HAD family hydrolase translates to MKKAIVFDNSGTLVKRHRVIKDINNNKFITNINSMDIIDGTTSLALVVLQFDTNNLLKIPKNTLISEVIKRCNIDFDVSFTNAKLTKDEVKQILFNEKNATIADIIDAFPLLKDKVPKFELCNGSALIINMDLSTIEYTITSAGMLFSGVIDTIKVLKSRGIEIYIASGDRKGAIHKLADIIETKRENAFGSVSPIGKWEIVHDLQKDGYKVMMVGDAINDLIAFNQADVSVLTIEQEEEISPKMLDKSDYVINHISEIVNIDF
- a CDS encoding sugar phosphate isomerase/epimerase family protein; this translates as MELGFTTLALFMHDHKEIIKLAKLHGFEIIEILGEDPFWEKDKCEFKDCGLDIKIHSTTVDINIASLNKGIKKESVRQIINCGQYGEKINASAITVHPGKIGRNEPHLREWAMERAIESIGEIIDNTNIVISVENMPVNPSFLGNTVEEIERIQNETGCFLTIDTGHGNTCGNLEEMLSLKNISYCHLNDNNGMKDQHITLGDGTLDLSLLKKINKGIIELNNFDNVLKSKEIINKII
- a CDS encoding 2-isopropylmalate synthase encodes the protein MYSNIENLKKENMNLADKIYIFDTTLRDGEQTPGVALTVDEKIQIAQKLSKIGVDKIEVGFPASSKGEIESAKKIKSLDLDSKIVGLARTVKEDIDAVVDADLEYIHTFIGTSPLHRNFKLKMSKEQVIQRAVEAIDYAKEYGLTVEFSAEDATRTERDFLFKIFNEAIGAGADFLDVPDTVGVLTPVITHEIITDLRNNFKTPISVHFHNDFGLATANTLTAIECGANQAHVTVNGMGERTGNTSLEEIVVTLHAAYGINVNVDTTQLYSLSEFVGRLTGIKMPVNKPIVGANAFAHESGIHVHGILNNSSTYEPISPDLVGHKRKIVLGKHTGANALKSKLKEYNIELNDEQFKRVFNQIKSLGDKGKCITDHDLIAIATIELGSAREKRIELIGLGLASGAVVSPTATVKLKIDGEIKEAASTGVGPVDASINAIRNLIQDSMDVELEEYNIEAITGGTDALAEVFVITSDSKGNKSMGRSTNEDIVMASILAVLDSINKLFLIQNE
- the albA gene encoding DNA-binding protein Alba is translated as MAVNIIYVGSKPVMNYVLAVVTRFNEGNSNVTIRARGKAINKAVDTVEIVKNRFIPDSKVINIDIGTEHMNNNNDEEINVSTIEILIEKN
- a CDS encoding PHP-associated domain-containing protein, which produces MLKMDSHIHSEYSPDSFAKIDNIFRKAIQENIKIIALSDHNTVDGSKVACEKSKDLDILVVPSIEISSSEGHILGFGCEELIPRDLSPAETIDRIHDQGALAIIPHPYCFYRHGLLHKSKDKNLKIDAIETKNARFIIGYCNWKAKKLSNKKNLPALGASDAHYHEFVGDCYSLIDCEKDVDSVLKAIKKNKVEAHGNGTSNVLLSKYLFEKNILKKFE
- a CDS encoding DUF1786 domain-containing protein translates to MRILAIDVGTGTQDIMIYDTTKELENAIKLVLPSPHLYISQRISEIENDLYFDGEIMGGGKIKKSLVKHVKKGYKVVMEANCAKTIRDDLEQVKSFGIEIADENKSYKDYTKITLGDVNIKKLSQFLISYDLDFDFDKIAIAVQDHGYNENMGDRDFRFEKIREKLNKPVSPLKFAYRDDLPEYYSRMQAVRKNLKKEGIDEIPLLMDTKFASIAGMCYDEYASKLNSYIAIDIGNGHTTAASIENGKIQGIFEHHTSNLVDGKSLERYIKRLASGEITNKEVYDDNGHGAHVLNPIAKIESVIVSGPRRELIEKTNLNWHHACPGGDVMMTGTIGLIKSIED
- a CDS encoding TrpB-like pyridoxal phosphate-dependent enzyme — translated: MYNKIVLSSDEVPKKWYNINADLPVELPEPKNSEGKDQINALQKAFTKEGLAQEFATDRYIKIPSEVRELYMEMGRPTPLSRAKRLEEYLNTPAKIYFKREDTSPTGSHKLNSAIPQAYFAKKEGIERLTTETGAGQWGTALSLACNLLDLECTVYMVKVSFNQKPDRKNIMDIYNGKVYASPSENTKVGREILEKNPSHPGSLGVAISEAMEEALENDEVKYTLGSVLNHVMLHQTIIGQELKTQLEIAEEEPDVMIACAGGGSNLAGSLFPFIKDKIDGNSNTQFIAVEPSACPTLTKGSYEYDFGDVNGFTPMLKMFTLGHDFVAPSVHAGGLRYHGMSPQVSLLTKEGYIEPRSAHQKEVFEAGVCFARNEGILPAPETTHAIKVAIDEAIKCKKTGKEKTIVMNFSGHGMLDLKGYASYFEGTMQNAK